The sequence CTCACCCGATAACACCCGCAAAGCCGAAAAGCGCCGGGCCTTTCCAGGCCCGGCGCTTTCGCGTTGCGCCAATAGCGGCCGATCGGAAAGCGGCGGCCTGCCGGGGTGTTCATTTCCGGACAATCCGCCGGTCACGGAAACGGAAGTGCCAGCGGGCGCAGCGGCCGGAAGTGGCGGCGGGCGCAGGGATCGGAAGTGCCAGCGGACGCAGCGGCCGGAAGTTGGGGGGAGGCGGCGGCCCGAAGTGCTGGTGAAGGCAGGGATCGGAAGTGGCGGGGAGGCGGCGGCCCGAAGTGGCGGGGCGGGGGTGGCCGGCGAGGCCGGGTGGCCCGAGCCCGGAGCAGGTCAGTACCGGAACCGCTGCTGCGCGGACCGCCGGTTGACCCAGGCCGGCATGTCACCGCCGTGCTCGGCGTGCGGGTGCCGCTCGGCCGGGTCGTGGTTGCGGGTGATGTCCCGCATGGTCACCACGAGGCCCTGCACCAGGCGGTCCTCCCGCAGGTCCCGGTAGGTGAGCTCGATCAGCACCTGGGTCAGGTCCGCGCGCTGCAGGGCGCAGTGCAGGACGCCGTCGCCCTGGGCGCGCAGCGCGTCGCGCACCATCGCCCGGTCGTCCGGGTGGATCAGCTCGTCGAGGGTGGTGAGCGGGGGTAGTTCGTCCTGGCCGAGCAGGTCGCGCAGCGCCGGGCTGGAATACCGGATCCGCTGGTCGGCGTCGATCACCGCCATCAGATCCGCTGTGTTGCGGATCACGGCGCGCAGGTAGAGGTCGCTGTCCCGCCGGCCGACCGCCTCGACCAGGGTGATCCGGTCCAGGGCGAGCGCGGCCTGCCCGGCCAGCACCTCCAGCGCGTCGTGCCCGGTGGCCAGGGACTCCCGCCGCCCGGTGAGGACCAGCGCACCGCCGCTGGGCCGCGCCACGTCGAGCGGTTCCAGCCGCAGCGGGCAGACCATGGTGCGCTCGTCCGGCTCCACCGCGTCCAGCCACCAGCTGCGGGTCGCCGGGCCGGCCGGCTCCGGCGGCAGCTCGGCGGGGGTCAGCTCGTCGACGAGCGCGACCCGGCGGACGTCCTGAGGTGGCAGGAGCTGGGCGACCGCCGCGCGCACCGCGGCGTCGACGGCCGGCCGATCCGCGGCCGCGACCAGCGCCGCGGTCGCGGCGCGCAGGACGTGCTCGCGGGTCAGGGCTTGGCCGTGCCGGCGGATCGAGTCGGCCAGCCGGGTGATGACGAGCAGGAGCGTGATCGCGCCGGTGACGGCGATCACCACGCCGTCCCGGACGGTGCCCTGAAGCGCTTCGATGAGCAGCACCGTGGGCGGCACCCCGGCCGACGCGGCGAGCAGCACCGCCCACCGGAACTTGCCGGGGTCGTGCGGGGTCGGCGCCGGCTCGGTCAGCCGCACCATCGACGGGTGCAGGGCGCTCGCGGCCCAGCCGACGTAGAGCACCACGAACAGCGACTCGGTGAGCGGGCCCTCGGCGAGCGGGTAGCACACGTCGCCGGCCAGCAGCCCCAGCGCGCCGATCAGCAGCAGCCGCGCCGACACGTTGCGCCGGTCCGCGGTGGCCAGCCGGCCGGCCACCACCACCAGCAGTAGGCCGCCGATCACGTCGGCGGCCGGGACCGCGCCCATCCGGCCCTGTGCGCCGATCACGAAGACCCAGATCACCAGCAGCGTCGAGCAGGCGAAGGCGAGCAGGTCGATCAGCCGGGCCCGGTCGGGGAGCAGCACGCCGCCCCGGGTGAACTGCAGCAGGCAGAGCGACACCGAGCCGAACATCGACATGTAGAAGGGTTCGGCCAGGTCGCGGTGGCCGTACGCGTAGCAGACGTCGCCCACGGTCAGGGCGGCCACCGAGCCGGCGAGCAGCCACCAGGGCGCCGTCCGTGCCGGGCGGTGGCGGCGCACGCCCCAGGCGATCGCGGCCACGCCTCCCACCCCGAGCAGGCTCCATGCGAGGGCTCCCCAGAACACGCCCTACTTAGTACCAGGGTGGTTGCGCACTGTCCACGTCGATGTATACGCAGCGCAATTCCCGCTCCGGCGGCCACAATTACCGCACGTCACCGAAAGTTGCGGCGGCGTGACGTCAGTTGAAGACTTCGGCGACGACGCGGCCCTCGTCGTGGGCGCCGGTCGTGGTTACCTGCTGCCACTTTCCGTCCGGGGCCGTCCACTCCAGGGCGCCGAAACGTACC is a genomic window of Actinoplanes teichomyceticus ATCC 31121 containing:
- a CDS encoding PAS domain-containing protein encodes the protein MFWGALAWSLLGVGGVAAIAWGVRRHRPARTAPWWLLAGSVAALTVGDVCYAYGHRDLAEPFYMSMFGSVSLCLLQFTRGGVLLPDRARLIDLLAFACSTLLVIWVFVIGAQGRMGAVPAADVIGGLLLVVVAGRLATADRRNVSARLLLIGALGLLAGDVCYPLAEGPLTESLFVVLYVGWAASALHPSMVRLTEPAPTPHDPGKFRWAVLLAASAGVPPTVLLIEALQGTVRDGVVIAVTGAITLLLVITRLADSIRRHGQALTREHVLRAATAALVAAADRPAVDAAVRAAVAQLLPPQDVRRVALVDELTPAELPPEPAGPATRSWWLDAVEPDERTMVCPLRLEPLDVARPSGGALVLTGRRESLATGHDALEVLAGQAALALDRITLVEAVGRRDSDLYLRAVIRNTADLMAVIDADQRIRYSSPALRDLLGQDELPPLTTLDELIHPDDRAMVRDALRAQGDGVLHCALQRADLTQVLIELTYRDLREDRLVQGLVVTMRDITRNHDPAERHPHAEHGGDMPAWVNRRSAQQRFRY